Below is a genomic region from Lemur catta isolate mLemCat1 chromosome 15, mLemCat1.pri, whole genome shotgun sequence.
GTGGGCTGGCCGGGCAGGCTGCCAGTGCAGGGAGCTAACGATGGGCTCATTGTTGGCTCCAGGAAGTGGTCAGCTGTTCCCTAGCGGGTCTGCAGAGCCAGAGGGCCAGCCTGCCTCGGACATGGCGGGTGGAGATGGGAGCTGGGAGCCGAGAGCACCACTTTCCCGGAGCCCCGTGGCTCTCGGCCAGCCCTCAGGCTTCCTCTGGAAGGGAGGGCCCCGTGTGTTTGGCCACTCCTTCCCTTGCTTGGCATTGGCCCTCTCGCTCCTCAGTCTGGCCTTTGCCCGTCTCCCCTGCCAGCCATCTGCAGCAGAGTGCACACTCTTGGCAATGACATCCAGTAAACCTGCTTCCCAGAAAGGTTGGTTGTGCAGGCAGACTCAGCCAGCACCTCAGTGGGACATGGGGCAGTGGGCATCAGCCCCGCTCTTCTTGCCTGTGTGCCCCGGGGAGCTGGCTTGGGAAATAGCCGGCTTATTTCTGACCCAGGTAGCCAGTGTCGAGCCACAGCTGCTAGACTAGGCTGAGGCAAGAGCTTTGAGCTCCAGGAGTTGGAGTAGGGCAAGCCTttgcccaggagtctgaggctgaggGCCTTGGGTAAAGCCCCCTCTTTTCTGAGCCTGTTGCCTCATTTGTTTGATGGGCATAATAGTTCCCTGTACTTTCTGGGCTTCTTGTGACTGTAGACATGAAGTTGCTgctgccttcccttcctttctaggAGTGTACTCCGGCAGAGAGCTCTGTGGTACCCGGCCTGGAGAGGGCTCTGAACAGTGGTCGCACTGCACA
It encodes:
- the LOC123620306 gene encoding uncharacterized protein LOC123620306, translating into MGLPCPGLRVRSSAGGVQVSSPPSLPLPPHCRARLQRPCLWAGRAGCQCRELTMGSLLAPGSGQLFPSGSAEPEGQPASDMAGGDGSWEPRAPLSRSPVALGQPSGFLWKGGPRVFGHSFPCLALALSLLSLAFARLPCQPSAAECTLLAMTSSKPASQKGVYSGRELCGTRPGEGSEQWSHCTAQEVTFGLNLQMEPAFLDPPWTTFPNSLPPQPNRTGTVILGWKGEVLFLALNSFLVCTTEPQHPCSLLPC